From Callospermophilus lateralis isolate mCalLat2 unplaced genomic scaffold, mCalLat2.hap1 Scaffold_89, whole genome shotgun sequence:
AGCTTTGGTGCGCCCCACAGTCTCAGTGAAATCTGGTTGGGCCATTTCTGCAGACCTGGGCATGGTTTTCACAGGTGAGAGGCCAGAGCCAGCTGGAGGCCACCTGGCTCCCACCATCTGCAAACATGTGGAGAGGCAGGATTGTTGCACAGCGTCCCCTTTCTGAACAAAAAGGGGACATGTGGCACTAACTTACAAAGGACTAGCATATGCCCCTAAAACTCCAAGCATGCTGTTTGTCTCCCCATTTGGAAAACCACATGCATTTAGCCTGCTAGCTCAGCAACCCATGCGCCTACCTTTAGCCTCTGGGGCCCTTGCTCTGGCCCCACCCAGCTTCCTAACTTGAGCCACCTGGTACTTTTCTGGACAATGCAGGTGTGGCACCATGGCCAGCTACCAAAAGGCTTTGTAATTCCTATGCTGCTGGAACTGGCATACCTGGTAGTTCATTGACCAACTGGTAGTTCAACTGACCAACTGGTAGTTCATTCTCATCTGCTCTCAGCTAAATGGCTGCTACCTCAGCAATGAACTTAAGGAGGAGTTGTGTATAGGACTCCTACCCAGAAGAGCCAGCTGTGGTGGTGACAGAGGGCCCTGTCTCTTGGCCCTGATGTTTGTAGACACACTTTAGCACACTCATCATGGCAAATGAGGCTTACCCCAGGAGTGGTGGCCTTCTTCAGCCTGGCCTGCTGTGGTTAGACCTGTGCAGTCTGTACTGACAGGTTGGGCTGCTTCTCCATTCCACTATCTGCTGCATTCTGAGTGAGAGCCTGAGGAACCCTGGAGGGAGGTGATAGAGAGCAAGTGTCAGGGAATACCACAGGAAGGAACAAGGTTATTGCTAAAGTTTTCACACATGAGACACAAGGACGCTCTTCTATAAAGAACGACAGCTGGTTAACTAAAGGATCCTTGTAGTGGTGTCAGGTCACTGGCCCTGTTGGCAGTGAAGTTGGGTCCTTGGACTGATGCAGGGACCCACCACACACAGGGCTAACACTGCCCCAGCTTGCAGTGGTCACTGTCAGACCACAGCAGGGAGAGCAGCACCCTGCTCTGAAGCCTTCATCAGCATCTTCTATGGCTTTCTCTTTTCTCAAGGGCTCCGTGGTCTGGGGAATTGGATCCAGGGTTGTTATTAGCAACTGACCATCTTTAccatgaaaggaaataaaagattATGAATTGTGTCATCTTTCCTGTTTCTAGGTTTTCGGGTAAAGCAGGGGAAATGTCTACACCATCCACTTCCCAAGTGACTAGGAACTGAGATTGCTTTGCCACTCTGCTCTCATGGATGGATTATATTTAAAGTTAACTATAAAGGAATTATTAGAAAAGTGCTGTTTCTTGAACATGGAACAACCTCAGATTTACAGTGGTATCTAAGTGCgtacaagagttttttttttttgttttgtattgttttttttgtttgtttgttttttctggtCACAGACACATGCACCATTTTCTTACAGCAGGGCCCAGGGGCTACTCAGACTAGCATTTTTCACAGCTGCTGCTGCCCCATTTCTCCTCTTGGAAACAGTCAGGATGCTCATCCCTAGTGATCCTTTCTTCCTGTCCACTGCAGGTAACATGATCCATGCTGCCAATCCTGTGGAACATGCCAGCCACATGGCTGCCCCACCACAGTTTGTTCACCCTAAGCAATGCTTTTTTGTTTACCTGTCAGGCCACAACCTGCTCAGTCCTCAATCATTTACAGGAAGGAGGTGGGAGGCACCTAGGTGCAAACACTAAGCATCACACAGAGTTTAGGCATATGTTCCTGTTCCACCTGGCTGGGAGCACAGAAGTACATTCCCACTCCCCATCGCACATGAGGAAATGATTGCCTGCCCACAGCCACAGTGAcccagcaagtttgaggccacggAAAGCTGTTCCTGGTGCTTTCTAGTCTCTGAAGTTTAGGTGGAGTGCACCAACCTAGGATAGCCAATCACAGGTGGGaagcctcaatctctgtgacctcTCTGAAGTCCTGTTTGTCCTTTTTCTCCCTTGACAGTCATCCTGAATCCTGCCACCATGGTGATTGTTGTTTGCATTTACTTCCTGGTGTTTATGATCATCCTGGGGGTGTTTCAGATCTGGGCTGCACATCAGTGAACCTCACAGGGCCAGGACACAGGGAAGGAGAATGAGATGGATGGCAATTACTCTGCTTTGACCATCACATGAACTCCAAAAGGAGGTAGAAGCAGACAGGGCCCCAGGCTGCAGAGCACTATAGGCCAGACTCCTCCATGTTCAAGTGCCTGCACCTTATAACCGCACAACTCGGTGAGGTAGAATCCTCAAATCCAGGGGGGTAATCTGAGGCTCAGTGAAGCCTTACTGAAGTTCATACAACCTAGTAAGTGTAATTGCAGAGATGAGCTGGCTTCAGGCTGGTGCTCCTTCCACTCTAAGCAGGGACAGTGCTCCAAGGAGGGTACTGAGCATCCCCATCCAGGAGCTCTCTGCATGCTTGGACTCCATGGAGAGGCCACTTCCAGTGAGGCCTAGGCCCCTTTTCCTGGACATTCTCCTTCACTGGGGGACATCTCTCTTCTGCTGCTGCTCCTGGAAGGTGGACCCTGGGTGACTTGGCCATGAGCTGGACTTGCACCTCCCTCTCTTTGCAGACTTACTAGGACTACCACAgttgtgaggaggaggaggaggaggaagaggaagagaagtgTGAGGctggagaagaggaagaggaaatcaTCACTATCCACCTGTGGGAGAGCTGTGAGGAAAAGGAGGGTAGCCCTAGCAACAGGCAGAATTTCAACCAGCATCATCAGGTGAAGTAGGAAAGCTCCACACACAGCTACTGAGTGCAATCTGGACTTTGCATCCCCACCTCAGAATGTTGGCTACCCATTTCCCAGCCAGCGGGTACTCCATATACAAAATCTCTTCAGCCAGCAGGTCTGAGGACCCCCATTGTTGATTATCCTCTCATGCCCAGTGTGTGGGACTGTAGGTTCCCACTCTCTGCCCAATTCTGCTGGATCTCTTTTTCCCAAAATCCAGAAGctgacttttcctccctgccatgtCCTTCCAGCTCAGGGGCTGCAGCAATCCTGGCTCCTACCATCCAGTGAGTTACCCACCTCTTGCACCTCCAGAAAAGTTGTAGGGACTAGACTAGCTGACAAAGAGTAAAAATTgataatcattttttatttttctttttgaaggtctttatttattttttccaaactaGTGCTTTTACAAGTGATAGAATGGGGTTAATATGTAGATGATCAACTGACTTTTTAATGCTTTGTAAACACATTGTAATTCTCTGTGTCCTTTGTGCTAGTGTACTTAGGACTAGGATGCCAAGTGCAGTGACTCTGCTTCTGTTTCCTCTCCCTCTGGAAACTATGAGGGGAGGCCTACTCACTTTGTTCTAGGCATGAGGGTATGTAGGATTTGGTGTGCTGTTTGGGACCAGAGTAGTGGTTTGTGTTTGAAGTCTGGAAATGGGTCTTCGTCTTTGGGGTTCTGCACACTTCTAGCGTCATGTTTGGGATGGGAGCCGTGGGGTGCCTGCCTTCTCATGCACTCCTCTCAGGACCAGAAGCTTCCTTTTCTGTCACCCAGGCTTTGTGTTCCTGTACTGAGGCTTCATAAATGTACATTTTCCTGCTGGTGAAGTTCTCTGCGGTTCATTAAAACTGAAAGTTGTCATGCAGATCACTTGACCACTTGGTTTTGGAGATAGCAGTGGTTTTCTGAGGGATTTGCACTCATAAATAGAGGAAGGCAGAGGGCTACAATGTTCCAAAACAGTCTGCATCTACCCCAAACCAGCCCCTGTGGGTTGCTCCTTCAGAATTCCCTTGCATTTGGGTCAGATCCTCAATCCAGTAGCCAGGAGTCCTGCTGCTCTGATCAATGGGAAGGTCAAGGAGAGAAAAAAGTTGGAGATAAAGCCACAAAGAACTTTGCACTTCATGTACATGTCAGATGCTAGACTGTGAACCTGGGGGTCATACTGCACACTGCCCCTGTGTCCTCACTGCCAGTCTTAAGGATGGCTGTGCTGTTGTGTGGCTGCCCATCCACATGTAGTCTGTGGAGATGCTGTCTAGACAGTGGTAGAAGCTGACAGAGAGGGAGTTTCTCATATGGTGTAGTGCCTTGGTGTTCCTGCCCAGATGCATGTATTGATGCTAGGTGGGAATGTGTGTACACTACAGTAAAGTTCTGGTTCTAACTCCAGCTGGAGTGATGCCTGTTTACTGCCTTGTTTAAACTTTGTTTTCCCTTGATTTATTTTTGAGCCAAGAACATAAGACCATAGAAAGGCTTTAATTTCTTTCCACGTGCCTTTCTGTCTTTTGACAAAAGACTGCAGACTCAACCCACATCAGTGATCTTTAACTTGCAACATGAAATGATTGAAAACAGATAGAAGCTGTTTTGGGCAACAGACTATATACCCAGAAATTGCTGAGGGTGTGCAAGGTCTGTAGCCCACTCCTTGAAGCATAACACATTGACATGTGTGTGGTTTTTCATATTGTAAAGGAGGTTTTTCATATTGTAAAGGAGGAAGGTGGCCTGATTAAATTCAGCATTTATTTGGGAACAAAAGTGTCATCTCTGGCTACTGCAGATGAGACAGGTGCTCTGGTGCCACAACAGCTATTGAAAATGGAGAGAGCTGGCATCTGGAATTCCTTTTAAGCTGTGCACCTCTACTGCTAAGGGCCAGAGTCTGCTGGCTCTGCTGAGTCTTGGGAGACACCTGAGAGATCAGCAGTGAGCCCAGCAGGTCCTGAGTGAGCAAATTGTGCATCAGGATTACCAGGGGCTTCTTCATATTTTTTTGTTTACActgctagagatcaaacccagggcctcatgcatactcaGCACATGCTCTATGACTGGGCTCTGGCCCCAGCCCACTGTGGGTTTCTAAAAGCCCAAGTCCTGGATGCTTCACTACAGTGGGCTTCAGAAAGCTGAAAGAGGCACAGGAACCTGCAGTAGGGACAGTTTCTCTTGTCGAGCCCTTTGGGATTACTGAGATTAAGCTTGGACTATCTCAGAGCAAGTACCCTCAGAGAGAAAGACCCCGCCTGATATGGTCCAAGATTATTCCCAGGTGGTTCCTCAAAGGTGAGCCCTAGGGGGACATCAAGCCCCATCCCTCCTTTTAACCTGCCAGAACAggcagcctattcacacatgaccACACAGACCCCCTCTGACCTTTCACCCTGACCAGAAGGAGCTCTGCCTAGCTCATTTTTTTAATACTATACATAGGGAAGGCATGCTCCTCTGTAGCTGTAGAGGTTCAGTAAATAGAGTGGTATTATTTTCTTACCTGAAGACGAAAGAGGTGAGGGCATCCTCTACCTGAGAGTCACTTTAGCAGTGAAAAGCAAGCATCCCTGTGTCTAGGGGGTACTCTGGCTTCTTTGGGAGCTGCCCAGGACTTGGTCAATGGAGAACACACAGGGTGAGCCACACAGGTGGCACAACGTGATCTGGGGATCGAGGTGTCCTAAGTGGACAGGAGGCCAAATAACTGTTAGGTGGGGAGCCTGGaaactaggcttccccaagaggaggTCAGTCTTTGCTGCGAAAGATCCACCAGCTGGAAGACCTGGAATGCCCATCCTAAGACAAGAGCAAGGTACAACCTCAAGGTGCCCAACTCACAGTGCTTGGACACAGTGCAGCACCCATCCTCTGCTCGAGGATGCATTTGCATTTATGGTGTTTGGttcttcttgttattttttacttgtagatggacaaatactttaatttttaatttatttttatgtggtgctgaagattgaaaccagtgcctcacacatgcaaggcaagcactctactactgagcttacaaccccagccatggctgtttggttctttattagagtttttttttttttaatattacagcGGAATATATTACGATTCTTGTTCCACAAATAGaacaaaatttttcatatctcttgttgtatacagagtatatttacaccaatttgtgtcttcgtaCATCTACTTTGGATaacaatgtccatcacattcccccATTATCTTGAAACATTTCCTTTCTGCCTAAATAACTAGTGTAAACAAAAGGCAATTGTATTGTTCTTTCCCATGAGTAGCAGTTCAGGTGTCAGGCCCCAACTAAGACAACCAAGGGTAGCTGTCCTCAGAACAGGTTTGCCAGCCTGTGGCCACTCAGAGGTGGCCACTATTGCCGGTTGTCTTTGGTCAGGTTGTGGGCCAGCCAGTTCACTTTGGTCTTCCAGCTCTCCCTCAGGGCTTCATTGAACTTCCCCTGGAAGTGCTTCAGCCCCTCCTCCTCCGTCTTCCCCAGTGCCAGAGTGTCCTGGGACAGAATCACCACAACTGTATCAACATTCAGGGGTCCTGACCCTGCTGCATCTGCAATCCCTTCTGCCTCCCTGTACTGTTACCCCCTCAGGTTGTTCAAATTCCTTCCTAAAAGAACTGCAAACAGATGGTCAGGCGGCCTCGCCTTAGCTGAGAGAAGGGCAGGAGAAACTTTAGGGAATACACCCCCTCCCACTCTGCCTCTCACCAACTGAAAAGACAGGAATGGAAAGTGTTCTGCAAACCTACAAGGGACTTTATCTCATGCATGAAAGACACTGAGGACCCATGGGATGACCAAAAAAGATCACAGTTCACCTGCAACAGGGCGGGACTAGGCCCAGGGAGTACACCACTCTGGCCACTTCCCACCATACTGCACTGCTGGGCCTGGGATGGCATGAGGGCCCCCACCTGTGAGGTGAATCTCCTAGGTCCCTGAGCTGTTCAGACAAGATGCACTCTGACCAGGATGAGCTCTGCCAAGCTCATTTTTTATACTATATATAGGGGAGGCAGACTCCTCCACAGCTGAAGAGGTTTAGGCAAGCCTTCCTTGGGAAGTATGTGGTAGACGATGGGCTTCAGTCTGGTGTGGCCCTGTGCTGGCATACCTTCAAATACTGGATGTCTTTGGAGGAGCTGAGCTCAGGCAAGCCTGCTGCCCGCATCAGAGCAAATAGTTGGAGGAAGAGGAGCCCATGGTGCCGCAGAATGCTATAGGCCTGTTCACAGTACCCTCGAAACCTGCAGAGGAGGAGGAAATTGATAAAGACCTGGGTCCTCCCAGCCACCCCAGCCCCAAACCAGCAGGGGTTCTGCATCCAACCAGCATCTGCCCCTGAGTGTCTGCCCCTGGTCGTATTATGGGTGTACCCAGATCCTCTAACCAATTCCCCTGCCTGGGCCTGCCTCCTACACCTCCCATGGACCTCCTGTTTGCACTGCCCAACAGTGTACTCTGGGGTTGGGGTGAACCTGCAGAGATGGCAGCACCCCCAGGGTGGAGGCAGGAGTTACGCTGAGGGCTATGTCCCCATCCCTGCCCCTGTCTGGAAACTGTCCCCTCCCTGGGGCCGTGGGTACCCTCACCTTTCAAACTTCTCATTATTACTAGCCTTTCCCTGCTGAATCACGTGGACAAAGTCATGGGTGAGGATGAATGGGACTCGCTCACGGTTGATTCCAAACTTGGTCTTGAAATTCCCCAGAAAGTGGCCAAAGTCAATATGAAATAGCTGAGGGGAGGGAAGGGCAGCTACTGAATAGGCTTCACAAAGAGAGGTTCTGGTTGTAGGAAGTCAGCAGGACTTGGGGCACTCTTCTGCGGGCTGTGGGCAGGGcagagaggccactgggccaggcATGTAGGACATGCTCACTGGGCAGCTGCACACAGTGCCCCTTACCTGCCCATTCTCACGGATCATGATGTTATCACTGTGCCGGTCACCGATGCCCAGCACATATGTGGCCACACAGTAGCCAGCACAGGAGAGGGTGAACTCCTCAATGGCTCGATCCAGGGCTTCTCTGGGTGGAGAAGATTGAAAACCAGGGCTCCTTATCTTTTCCCTACTCTTGAACCTAACCTTTTATTAATCAACAAGGAGGGAATTATTCTGAGCATagctcaccatgcccagcttgaaaTTGCCCCTTTCTTCCACACAATACCATGCAGAGAAGCCAAGGTCTATGTGTTAGATGAAGAGAGGCTGCATAAAGAGGCACAACTGACAGCCAAATCCCTAGGTGTGTGACTGGGCCCTTGGTAGATGCTCTGGGCTCAGGCAATATCACAGATGCTAGCCAAAGCACCAGCTATTTCAAACCACAGCAGAAACACTCAGCAGAACCCACTCAAGCTACATATTTCTGACTAAACATGGTGGTGGTTTTAACACACAAAGAGTTAAGTAGCATAACACAGCCATGAAAAATGGACACACAGGAACAGTGACATTCTCTGTCCTGCCCAATATCAGATATGGGCCGGTGCTCAGCTGAGCCAAGCAGCCATGGAAACTGTCACAGGCCTTCCCTCACTTTTCACTCTATCGAGCCTCTCCCAGGAATAAGAAAGCCTACCCAGGGTTCTTGGACTTGAGCCAGTTGAGCAGGGCATCCTTGTTGAAGGCAGCCATGGCAGCCAGGTTGCTCTGGTTCAGCTGAATGTTGGCAATGGTGTCCGAGTGCTGCACCACCTCAATGAGGCCCATGCAGTCACCAGTGGGAAGGCAGCCATAGGGGGTCATCCTAGCACATGAGAGGGGGCACAGGGAGACACTATGGTTAAGTACATTCTCTGGGGATACTGGACCTGGATCCCCCAGGAAATTGAGGCGCCCACAAAATCACAGGGGACACTGCTCAAGTTCCTGAGGATGCCAGAAGGGATATGGGGCCCTGGGGAAGGTGCCTCAGAGACACACAACTGGCACCCAAGATGCAGAGCACACCTTGGCTGGCCTCATGTTTTCTCTGAAGAGAATGAGTCAGCAGGCTTGGAAGAAGGTGGTACTGCTCCCCAAGGGGTAGGAAACCAGGAAATAGGAGCAAGCCCTAGGAATGGCCTTACCCAAACCCCTCCAGCTGCCCTAACCCTTTTGTGAGAACAGCCCCTCTCACAGTCAACATGGAGGTGTCAGTTTAGACCAGGAACTCCTCCAGAGGCACTGGCTCTGAGGCCAGATAGAGATCCAAACACACAGGTGATGGACAGTGGCCCCACCTTAGGTCCAAGCCCTCCTGCTTCCACAGGGCATCCATGAGCTGGATCATCTGCAGAGTCAGCATGTCCTGGCGGAGGTCTGGAAGGGCAGGAGTTTCTAGTGGGTTATACACCCATGCAAGGCTCAGAGTATCTGAGCTCTGTCTTCTCAGGGAACCCCCCCGGGGCCCTACCACAGAGCAGTATGGGCCTAGATGAGAAGGCCAAGGCCTCAGCATGTCCCCTGCCCAGACTGGCTCACCATCCCCATTCTTAAAGATGATGCCAATGCTGTCAGCACTGCCTGCCTCCTCACTGCTGTATATGATCCACAGGGGTTTCATCTTGGAGTCCATGAAGGTGCACCTTTCCACACTGCAGGCAGAGGGCAGTGTTGGCCTCGGCCATTGGGGGCttagggtgggggagggggtttAGGGTGGAGGTtttagggtggaggagggggcttAGGGCCTGGCTCCACGTGGGGCTAGGCCTGGGACTCACCAGATTTCTGCAAGCATTGTGCTGGGGTCCAATGGGGACTGCAAGTGTGAAAGGGCCTCTATGTAAGTATCCTGGCGCATGTACAAGTGCATTAGCTCCTTAGTTTGGGGCTTGGTGGTCTTCTGGGAGCTCACTTTCACAAAGTCGCTCAGGGCCTTCAGCTTGCTCAGTGCTTCTGCCTGGTGGGCAGAATGGAGTAGCAGCAGTGCATATGAGCCTGAGCCAGAACCAGGAGTATGACTGTGAAGGGGCCTGGAAGGGGAGCCTGCCTCAGGCACAGGCACTCTGAGCCTCACCTGTTTCATAAGCACCTTCATGTGGTGGATGCTGCCCCTGAAGTAGGCCTCCATGATGAGGCCAAAACGCAAGGCCACGGACGGCACATGCATCTCAGAGCTAGAGGGAGAAGACGGGGCTGAGAATGGCCAGGAGTGGAACATAGCCCCTCCCCAGCCCAGTAAATATGAGGTCAACAGGCCAGGAGAGCCTCATTCTCCATGGCCTTTCTAGGTTCCCAACGAATCAGCGTGCATCCAGCTACCGAAGATGCCAGAAGAGGAAGTGGCCAATCTTTCGGTTGGCCAGAGCCCGGTCCAACAAGAATTGGGTCAGTTCGCAGTCCAGGTAGGACTTGTACTTGAGGACCTGCACCAGCTGCAGCAAGCACTGGAAAAGCTCGTCGTCCCTGTAGGTAAGGAAGGCTGGTTGAGTCTGGGTTTCTGAAACTCAGGAAAGAGGTCTCCAGCTGGCAGGTGACTGGAAAGAGGGTGAGGCCATCCTAGGCTCATCTCCACCCAGCACCCACTTCCAGGTTGCCAGGGCAAGCTGTCTTAGTGAGGAGCTGGCAGCCCGTGGGCCTCAGTGCCCAGCTGGGACTCACGTCAGTTTCCGCAGGGACCTGATGGCAAAGGAGCCCACGTGGCAGTCAGGGAAGCTGAAGTCCAGCAGCTCCAGGGCATTCAGGACAGGAAGCTCGGGCCAGGAGCACAGCAGGTAGAGCATCTGGAGGACGCTTTGCAGTCAGGTGGTGGGCGGCCCACTGCTATCTCTCTACTCCAGCTGTGCCCCTGGTGCCCCTCTCCACCCACCTGGGCCACATCCTCGTGCTTGTTCCACTTGGTCACGAGCAGCAGGTGGGCCAGAGCCTCTGGGAAGTGCTCCTGCACTTCACGCCGCATCTTCCACACCAGGTCCTTCTCATGCTCATACAGCTCTCCCGACCCCCGCTGCTCCAGGATTCCCTGCAGCTGCAGCTGCTAATGGGTGCAGGTAGAGTGAGGCCTCCAGCCCAGCACCTGGCTCCATGCCCCACCAGCACCCCAGCTCACCTCCTCCTTGGTGGTAGGCCCACACTCCCCATGACGTCCCAGCTCCAGGATCTGCAACAAGTATCCGTGCTGTGAGCTCCCCAGGCCTGGGCCAGCACTGGCAGGGCTCCAGGAAGGGGGTCTGAACCTCAGCCCTACTGCACACTGCAGGGCATTCAGTAGCATCTTCAGGCTCAGCCTGCCACAGGCCACTAGCACCTCTCCCATTGGCTATGACAACAAAATGTCATCAGACATCACCAACATCCCCTGGTGGGCCACATAGCTACTGGAAGGCCTCAAATCAGCATGATGACCCAGCCCCCAGCAATGGGCAAAGCCTGGGGTGGCCAGGGAACCCCCTCTGAGGAGCTCCAGGAAAGTTCCTTGGTTAGCGCTCAGCTTCCAGGAAGGgcctcactgaccttctccagggcaGGGTAGTACACAGGGTGAGGGGCCACCTCGGGCAGGCAGATGACCAGGGTGACAGCACTCTCTGTGTTGGGATTGCTATGCACGGTACCCATGGGGTTCAGCAGGTCTCCTTTCTCATCTGAAGGCAGGGACAGATGTAGTTGTAGGGAACCAGTTCTGGATCCCTCACCCTCCAGGAGTCTCTCCCTGCTGGGCCTGGTTCCACCTGGGACAGAGGGCCACATATAGAGGCAGAGCTCCCCAGTCTTGAGCTGGTCCTTGTAGTCAAACAGCATGAGGTTGGCCCAGGCGATTGGGCAGTCCTGGAGAAGGATACTACAGATCAGAGTGAGCCTCTTCTTGTTCATATGCAGAATGGAACCAATCTCCAGGCCAACCAGGAGAGAAGACCCAGACCGCATGGAAGGTCACCAAGTTAGAcccaggaggaggggaaggacctGCTACCTCTTtcctgtcagagtttcagtaattAAACCAGCAAGATCCCTTCCTGGCTGCCTGCATCTTCACACCCAGCATCCAGAGACACTTGAGTAAGCCCACCAGACCCATAACTGGCCCAGGTCAAGGAGCAAGTCACAACCTGGGTCTAGTGATTTGGGGCCCAGCCACACACTCCCCAGGCAACCACTAACTCATCATTTCTGTCCCCCTGAGAACACTGTCCTTCCACCAAGGGAGCTGCCTCCAGGACCCCTAAGGACCAGAGGCCTGGGCTAGATATTTCAAGTCAGGCAAATCATGAGCTATCACTCAGGCAGCACAGGAAGCCAGACTAAGGAGCCAGACTAGGGCAGGCAGGGATACTAGGGTCCCCAGGCTCTCCCAGGACCCCTGTCCTCAGGGTGCCTGCCTGTGGGAGCAGGATAGCAAGAGGCCCCAGCAATGGGTTTCACTGGGCATCTGAGGCCTGGGCCTCTCCCAGTCAGCCCAACCCACCACCTTCTTGGACTTTTTCTTGCTGGAGTGTGCCTTCTTGGCCTTCTCCATCACCGCATTGAGTGCAAAGCAGAGCCGGGCCATGCGTGGCAGGTCACAGATATTGATGTCAAACTTCAGATGCTGCTTCCACATGGGCTCTGAGCACACGCTCACCTCCAAGCTGGACATCGTCTTGCACAGCAGCTCATTGCCATGGAAGAGCCCAGCGTGCACCACCAGCTGGGGAAGGGCACAGGGCATGGGTGAGGGAGCGAAGGCCCCACCCCATCTAAAGTTCCAATCCTCTCCTTAAAGGTCCCCATTTACACAGGGGTCTAAATCTACTTCTTTCATTGACAGTGGTCCAGCAGAGTGTAGGCtggcagctcagtggtacaggtGTCTTGGGGCATTGGTACCCCAGGCTGTGCTGGGGCAAGCCAGTCTCAGTACACTTGACTCTGTGGGTCAACTCAGAACCTCAGTTTCCCGATCAGGTTTCAGGAGTTCCAGGGTCCCTTCTGGTTCTAACAGCTCTGGCTACCTTCATGCCTAGCGTCTTCTGAGCCCCATATGGCTCATAAGACTGCCTGATCAGTCTTCAGTGCACCTGTTCCAGTTCCAACCTGCCAGCCCATTCACAGAGTTGCTCCCACCCAATCCTCCCTGACTCCTGCAGACACACCCTCCTTCGCAGATTGTAAAGTAATGCCAAAAAGAGAGACCCAGACAAGACATGCTATGCTTTGTGGACCCAGACAGGCATCACCTCCCAGAAGTGGGACAATAAATCCACCTCTGCAGGTGATTCTGAGTGCAGAGgagccatgaaagtgcttttagaagAGACAACAGGGCACTGTTCCCCAAGCCCATGGGCGCTCAGCTTCCATGTGCAGTGTCCCCCAGACTGTGGGCACCCCTGGGTGGGTAACTCCTGGAAGCACCTCAGCCCAGATGCAGCCAGCTTCTATGGTGCCTTACACATCTCTGACTGGGCCTCCTACTTCAATgggctctgcctgattccacaagCTCCACCAAAGTCAAATACCCACAAGTTGCTTGGCCCAGGTTTCCATTAATCAGCCTCCCTGGCCTGCTGgccttctcccctcccctcttattGTTTGGATGTGGTTCACAGCCAATCCAGGCAGAGATAATGAGTAATGTGTCCAGGTGACTTTTGTGACACCCTCCCACTCTTCTTTCTCTGTTGC
This genomic window contains:
- the LOC143386442 gene encoding phosphatidylinositol 4,5-bisphosphate 3-kinase catalytic subunit delta isoform-like isoform X1, which produces MPPGIDYPMEFWTVEEKNQSVVVDFLLPTGIYLSFPVSCNANLSTIKQMLWHQAQNEPLFHMLSDPEAYVFTCVNQTAEQQELEDEQQRLCDVRPFLPMLRLVTREGDCMEKLINSQISLLIGKGLHEFDCLQDPEVNDFRTKMRQFSEEAAAHRQQLGWAAWLQYSFPLQLEPSTRSWRDSNTSQISNSDLLVNVKFEGSRESFTIQVSTKDVPLALMACALQKKAKVYQHLTMEQPEDYVLQVNGRHEYLYGSYLLCQFKYICSCLHSGMTPHLTMVHSSSILAMRDEQSKPAPQVQKPHTKWPPTPMKKPSSVSLWSLGQPFCIELIQGSKINADEQMKLVVHAGLFHGNELLCKTMSSLEVSVCSEPMWKQHLKFDINICDLPRMARLCFALNAVMEKAKKAHSSKKKSKKVDCPIAWANLMLFDYKDQLKTGELCLYMWPSVPDEKGDLLNPMGTVHSNPNTESAVTLVICLPEVAPHPVYYPALEKILELGRHGECGPTTKEEQLQLQGILEQRGSGELYEHEKDLVWKMRREVQEHFPEALAHLLLVTKWNKHEDVAQVGQMLYLLCSWPELPVLNALELLDFSFPDCHVGSFAIRSLRKLTDDELFQCLLQLVQVLKYKSYLDCELTQFLLDRALANRKIGHFLFWHLRSEMHVPSVALRFGLIMEAYFRGSIHHMKVLMKQAEALSKLKALSDFVKVSSQKTTKPQTKELMHLYMRQDTYIEALSHLQSPLDPSTMLAEICVERCTFMDSKMKPLWIIYSSEEAGSADSIGIIFKNGDDLRQDMLTLQMIQLMDALWKQEGLDLRMTPYGCLPTGDCMGLIEVVQHSDTIANIQLNQSNLAAMAAFNKDALLNWLKSKNPGEALDRAIEEFTLSCAGYCVATYVLGIGDRHSDNIMIRENGQLFHIDFGHFLGNFKTKFGINRERVPFILTHDFVHVIQQGKASNNEKFERFRGYCEQAYSILRHHGLLFLQLFALMRAAGLPELSSSKDIQYLKDTLALGKTEEEGLKHFQGKFNEALRESWKTKVNWLAHNLTKDNRQ